From Nitrospinota bacterium, the proteins below share one genomic window:
- a CDS encoding radical SAM protein — protein sequence MVAQVKKTNNRAVPEVPLKKLETLWLQVGGTLCNLECAHCFISCGPKNDTIAMMTLSQVKERLEESESLGVKDYYITGGEVFINPEIFEILAEILRYGPLDVLTNGTQFTAEKAQRLRDIQDASEHLLRFRVSMESFDEVANDAIRGKNSFRQALKGIQHLTRAGFSPILTITRSWEEEQDGEMESKFLDFLRDNKVPQPQIKILPGFKLGKLAENHRAYNSEERVTEACFENFDITQLQCSTSRMATGEGVYVCPILVDNPKARMGSNIEETLRPFPLAHPACYTCRVTGMTCKSSA from the coding sequence ATGGTTGCTCAGGTAAAAAAAACCAACAACAGGGCAGTTCCCGAAGTGCCTTTGAAGAAACTTGAAACATTATGGTTGCAGGTTGGGGGCACCCTCTGCAACCTGGAGTGTGCCCATTGTTTTATCAGTTGTGGTCCAAAGAACGATACCATTGCAATGATGACTTTGTCCCAGGTTAAGGAAAGACTGGAGGAGTCTGAGTCTTTGGGTGTGAAGGACTATTACATTACCGGGGGCGAAGTTTTTATCAACCCGGAGATTTTTGAAATTCTTGCTGAGATACTACGCTATGGCCCGCTTGATGTCCTGACAAATGGAACCCAGTTTACCGCTGAGAAAGCACAAAGGTTGAGAGATATTCAGGATGCGTCTGAACATTTACTGCGTTTTCGAGTGAGCATGGAAAGTTTTGACGAAGTTGCTAACGATGCGATACGTGGTAAAAATTCTTTCAGGCAGGCCTTGAAAGGAATCCAACACCTGACCCGAGCCGGGTTTTCGCCGATACTCACTATCACACGCTCCTGGGAAGAGGAACAAGATGGGGAGATGGAATCAAAGTTTTTAGATTTTCTTAGGGACAACAAGGTACCGCAACCACAAATCAAGATTTTGCCTGGTTTTAAGCTGGGGAAACTTGCTGAAAATCATCGTGCTTATAATTCCGAAGAGCGGGTAACAGAAGCCTGCTTTGAGAATTTTGACATTACACAACTCCAATGTTCAACTTCACGGATGGCGACGGGAGAAGGTGTGTATGTCTGTCCTATCCTTGTTGATAACCCAAAGGCCCGCATGGGTAGCAATATAGAGGAAACTCTTCGTCCCTTTCCACTTGCGCACCCTGCCTGTTATACCTGCCGTGTTACGGGGATGACCTGTAAGTCTTCAGCTTGA
- a CDS encoding thioredoxin family protein, producing the protein MALMHSTMVPLGTPAPNFKLPGVDSKMYSLDSFSDKNILVIIFMCNHCPYVKAVLQRLIDLQAETGPNGVQLVGINSNDAERYPDDSMENMKKVANDKGINFPYLFDASQETARNYDAVCTPDIYVYGPERKLLYRGRIDDNWEHEEKVTQRNLKEALDCLVAGNEIPDEQIPSMGCSIKWKQN; encoded by the coding sequence ATGGCTTTAATGCATTCAACAATGGTTCCGCTGGGAACCCCGGCTCCGAATTTCAAGCTTCCGGGAGTGGATTCGAAAATGTACTCTCTGGACAGTTTTTCGGATAAAAATATCCTGGTGATCATTTTCATGTGCAACCATTGCCCTTATGTAAAAGCGGTATTGCAACGGTTGATTGATTTACAGGCAGAGACAGGCCCAAATGGTGTTCAGTTGGTGGGTATCAACTCCAATGATGCGGAACGCTACCCTGATGATTCCATGGAAAATATGAAGAAGGTGGCAAATGATAAAGGAATAAACTTCCCTTATCTGTTTGATGCCTCCCAGGAGACCGCCCGTAACTATGATGCTGTGTGTACTCCCGATATTTATGTTTATGGTCCAGAGAGGAAACTTTTGTATCGAGGTAGAATCGATGACAACTGGGAGCATGAAGAAAAGGTGACCCAGAGAAACTTAAAAGAAGCTCTGGATTGTCTTGTCGCTGGCAATGAAATTCCTGACGAACAGATTCCCTCCATGGGTTGTTCCATTAAATGGAAACAGAACTAG
- a CDS encoding UPF0182 family protein — METLKKWLFILAAVVFVGSLFADKILSFYIDWLWFESHGFTSVLLTVLVSQIGFGLLTGVLFFLFTFGFLNQVYKKTSHLPILLSDQVRREVPLLDFMAGNLKLLIFAGPLVLSVMTGLVMAQQWETLLQYLNASPYGEVDPIFGKDISFYFFTLPLWLLVKSLLWETMIVLALGVGLIYFFKRFIYVGPTGVVLLPDARRTLSGIAGLFFLLFASEFYLQRYELLTAGGDLIAGIGFSEDKGAIPVLYILTVTSLVGAFFSFSGFVRPGMKKVVMSAVGLGVVFFVANLYPKILQKFIVLPNELVKETPYIEHTIAGALTAYGLSQTETHELSGSATLTADSIRQNAITIENVRLWDQEPLLDTLGQIQEIRTYYQFQSVDNDRYQINGDYRQTLLSPRELLSSNLPNRTWINEHLTFTHGYGVALSPVNQITPEGLPVLFVKDIPPQSNIDMEVKRPEIYFGELANDHVFVNTGTKEFDYPEGEKNVYKNYEGEGGFEVGSFFRKLVLAARFKALKIIFSEDINDESRVLMYRNITDRVQKVAPFLRLDNDPYLVISEGRLIWLYDAYTVSDRFPYSPQIPRFGNYVRNSVKISIDAYDGSMNFYVADEADPIIRTFRNIFPELFQDLSKMPEDLRSHTRYPSDLFMIQTHIYATYHMKRPQVFYNKEDQWEIPEIDGSIMRPYYTIMKLPGKDREEYILMLPYTPRGKSNLSAWMVARSDGEHYGKLDVYTFPKQKLVFGPSQMVARINQDAEISRQISLWDQRGSSVIQGTLLVIPIEESLVYVRPLYLKADAGKIPELKRVIVGYEDIIAMERTLDEALEKIFTGFTREPQEDIGQHIADSSSQSKPAKDQKLVLSKRDYDNIRNTYRRILQSQEKLDQSLAQYRKDLEGFGELLEDTQVLPHVKDVPSE; from the coding sequence ATGGAGACACTTAAAAAGTGGTTGTTTATTCTGGCTGCGGTTGTTTTTGTTGGCTCGCTGTTTGCTGATAAAATCCTTTCTTTTTATATAGACTGGTTGTGGTTTGAAAGCCATGGGTTTACTTCGGTTTTATTGACAGTATTGGTTTCGCAAATAGGGTTCGGGTTATTGACGGGTGTGTTATTCTTCCTGTTCACTTTCGGATTTCTCAATCAGGTCTACAAGAAAACCTCTCACCTTCCTATTCTTCTGTCAGATCAGGTTCGCAGGGAAGTTCCTTTGCTGGATTTTATGGCGGGAAACTTGAAACTCCTGATTTTCGCAGGTCCTCTGGTTTTGTCGGTCATGACCGGACTGGTTATGGCCCAGCAATGGGAAACTCTCCTTCAATATTTAAACGCTTCCCCGTATGGCGAGGTGGACCCTATCTTCGGTAAAGATATTTCCTTTTACTTCTTTACCCTTCCCCTATGGTTGCTGGTGAAATCATTATTGTGGGAAACAATGATCGTGCTCGCACTGGGTGTTGGGCTGATCTATTTTTTTAAGCGTTTTATTTATGTGGGCCCAACCGGGGTCGTCCTTCTCCCTGATGCAAGACGTACTTTGTCAGGCATTGCCGGATTATTCTTTCTTTTATTTGCCAGTGAGTTCTATTTACAGCGTTATGAGCTGCTGACCGCGGGAGGGGATTTGATAGCGGGTATTGGTTTCTCCGAAGACAAGGGGGCAATCCCTGTCCTTTATATATTAACGGTCACTTCTCTGGTGGGTGCTTTTTTTTCATTTTCCGGGTTTGTCCGGCCGGGTATGAAAAAGGTTGTAATGTCTGCTGTTGGCCTGGGGGTGGTATTTTTTGTCGCCAATTTATACCCGAAAATATTGCAGAAATTTATTGTGCTTCCCAATGAATTGGTAAAAGAAACCCCATACATTGAACACACCATCGCAGGCGCGTTAACGGCCTATGGGCTTAGCCAGACAGAGACGCATGAGCTTTCAGGCTCTGCTACATTGACCGCAGATAGCATTCGGCAAAATGCTATCACGATAGAAAATGTCCGGCTGTGGGATCAGGAACCTCTGCTTGATACACTGGGCCAGATACAGGAAATTAGAACTTATTACCAGTTCCAGTCAGTGGACAATGACCGCTACCAGATTAACGGGGATTACCGCCAGACCTTGCTTTCACCAAGAGAACTGCTTTCTTCCAACTTACCCAACCGTACATGGATCAACGAGCATTTAACATTCACACATGGTTACGGAGTTGCTTTAAGCCCGGTAAACCAGATTACCCCTGAAGGGCTGCCGGTTCTGTTTGTTAAAGACATTCCCCCGCAATCCAATATAGATATGGAGGTAAAAAGACCGGAAATATATTTTGGTGAGTTGGCAAACGATCATGTGTTTGTCAACACGGGAACCAAGGAGTTCGATTATCCGGAGGGTGAGAAAAATGTATATAAAAATTATGAAGGTGAAGGTGGTTTTGAAGTTGGGTCTTTTTTCCGCAAACTTGTGCTGGCCGCACGATTCAAAGCCCTTAAAATAATTTTTTCTGAAGATATAAACGATGAAAGCCGGGTTTTGATGTACCGGAATATTACGGACCGGGTGCAGAAAGTGGCGCCATTTCTAAGGCTGGATAATGACCCCTATCTGGTGATTTCTGAGGGACGCCTGATTTGGCTTTATGATGCTTACACAGTAAGTGACCGGTTTCCATACTCTCCACAAATACCCCGGTTCGGAAACTATGTGCGTAATTCTGTGAAAATTTCTATCGATGCCTATGACGGTTCGATGAATTTTTATGTCGCGGATGAAGCGGACCCGATCATACGAACCTTCCGTAATATTTTCCCGGAACTGTTCCAGGACCTGAGCAAGATGCCGGAAGACCTGCGCAGTCATACCCGTTATCCCTCTGACCTGTTCATGATTCAGACGCATATTTATGCGACCTACCATATGAAGCGTCCACAGGTTTTCTATAACAAAGAAGATCAGTGGGAGATTCCGGAAATTGACGGAAGCATTATGAGGCCGTATTACACGATCATGAAATTGCCTGGCAAGGATCGTGAGGAATATATCCTCATGCTGCCGTATACTCCTAGAGGAAAGAGTAATCTTTCTGCATGGATGGTAGCGCGTAGCGATGGGGAACACTATGGAAAACTGGATGTGTATACGTTTCCCAAGCAAAAGCTGGTGTTTGGTCCCAGTCAAATGGTGGCCAGGATAAATCAGGATGCAGAGATTTCGCGGCAGATTTCATTGTGGGATCAGCGAGGGTCAAGTGTTATACAAGGGACCCTCCTGGTTATTCCCATTGAAGAGTCTTTGGTGTATGTTCGACCTTTGTATTTGAAAGCTGATGCCGGGAAGATTCCCGAACTTAAACGCGTCATCGTGGGTTATGAAGACATTATCGCCATGGAGCGAACTTTAGATGAAGCGTTGGAGAAAATATTCACAGGCTTTACCCGGGAACCTCAAGAAGATATAGGCCAACATATAGCCGATTCCAGTTCTCAATCAAAGCCGGCTAAGGATCAAAAGCTCGTCCTGAGCAAACGCGACTACGACAACATTCGCAATACGTATAGACGTATATTGCAATCACAGGAAAAACTGGACCAGTCCTTGGCGCAATATCGCAAAGACCTCGAGGGATTCGGCGAGCTTTTGGAGGATACCCAGGTACTACCGCATGTAAAAGATGTTCCGTCTGAATAA
- a CDS encoding amidophosphoribosyltransferase, with amino-acid sequence MLDKLHEECGVVGVYGHPEAANLVYLGLYALQHRGQESAGIVASNLSKMHIELGMGLVADIFNPSRILNLPGPLAIGHNRYSTAGNSELVNAQPCMINYSGGSLALAHNGNLVNSQTIREELGKKGAIFQSTNDSEVIVHLMAQSKADSFVDRAADALGQVSGAYSLVLMTETELVAARDPQGFRPLCLGKLDGAYIVASETCVMDLIEAEYIRDVEPGEVLLINDQGIKSFFPFKKADPKHCVFEHIYFARPDSYIFGEHVYSVRKNMGRAMAQESPADVDIVIPVPDSGVVSAMGFAEESDIPFEMGLIRNHYVGRTFIEPQSQIRHFGVKLKLNPVKTMISGKRIAIIDDSIVRGTTSRKIVKMLRDSGAKEVHLRISAPPILHSCFYGIDTPTKEELIAHKHNLEETCQYLAADSLAYLSLEKMMEVLENGKKKFCSACFDGNYPVPIIDKKFETSQLGLFSNDNS; translated from the coding sequence TCCCGAGGCCGCCAATCTGGTGTACCTGGGACTCTATGCACTGCAGCACAGGGGACAGGAAAGCGCGGGGATCGTTGCCAGCAATCTTTCCAAAATGCATATTGAACTAGGAATGGGACTGGTTGCAGATATTTTTAATCCCAGCAGAATTCTGAACTTACCCGGGCCTTTAGCCATCGGTCATAACCGTTATTCAACTGCGGGGAATAGCGAACTGGTAAACGCCCAACCCTGCATGATCAACTATTCCGGAGGGTCATTAGCTTTAGCCCATAACGGTAACCTTGTGAACTCACAAACCATCCGTGAAGAGCTGGGTAAAAAAGGGGCAATCTTTCAGTCCACCAACGACAGCGAAGTCATCGTACACTTAATGGCTCAATCAAAAGCTGATTCGTTTGTAGACCGGGCCGCGGATGCCCTGGGCCAGGTCAGCGGCGCCTATTCCCTGGTCCTGATGACAGAAACCGAGTTGGTAGCTGCCCGTGATCCACAAGGATTCCGTCCACTTTGTCTGGGGAAACTTGATGGTGCATACATCGTAGCCTCAGAAACCTGTGTCATGGATCTTATTGAAGCCGAATACATCCGCGATGTTGAACCGGGTGAGGTACTTTTGATCAATGATCAGGGGATAAAGTCGTTTTTTCCTTTTAAGAAAGCCGATCCAAAACATTGCGTGTTTGAACATATTTATTTTGCGCGACCAGACAGCTATATTTTCGGCGAGCATGTATACAGTGTCAGAAAAAACATGGGCCGGGCCATGGCCCAGGAAAGTCCGGCTGATGTTGATATCGTTATACCCGTTCCCGACTCGGGAGTTGTCTCGGCGATGGGGTTTGCTGAAGAAAGTGATATTCCCTTTGAAATGGGTCTCATTAGAAACCATTATGTTGGACGAACTTTTATTGAACCACAGTCGCAAATTCGGCACTTTGGTGTGAAGCTGAAACTGAATCCAGTCAAAACAATGATCTCCGGCAAACGCATTGCCATCATCGATGACTCAATAGTTCGTGGAACAACAAGTCGTAAGATAGTAAAAATGCTGAGGGATTCAGGAGCCAAGGAGGTTCACCTGCGTATTTCGGCACCCCCCATTCTTCACTCCTGCTTTTACGGCATCGACACACCAACCAAAGAAGAACTGATTGCCCACAAACACAACCTGGAAGAAACCTGCCAATACCTTGCAGCGGATTCCCTGGCCTATCTCAGCCTGGAAAAAATGATGGAAGTTTTGGAAAATGGCAAGAAGAAGTTCTGTTCAGCCTGTTTCGATGGGAATTATCCCGTTCCCATCATCGACAAAAAATTCGAGACGAGTCAGTTGGGCCTTTTCTCCAATGATAATTCTTAA